In Musa acuminata AAA Group cultivar baxijiao chromosome BXJ2-3, Cavendish_Baxijiao_AAA, whole genome shotgun sequence, the following proteins share a genomic window:
- the LOC103978326 gene encoding sulfate transporter 3.1 — MVTVENSDAVFPAGTVEGVEFARRVPLPPPRPFLDTLRANLKETLFPDDPFQQFKNETGSRRFLVGLKYFFPVFQWAPRYNLSLLRSDLVAGFTIASLAIPQGISYAKLANLPPVLGLYSSFVPPMVYAVMGSSKDLAVGTVAVPSLLIASMLGKDVPPSQNPTLYVHLVFTATFFAGVFQASLGLLRLGFIVDFLSHATIVGFMGGAATVVCLQQLKGMLGLQHFTTATDLISVMESVFTQTHQWRWESVVLGSCFLFFLLLTRFLSKKGPKFFWISAAAPLTSVILGSLVVYLTHAENHGVQVIGYLKKGLNPPSLSNLVLSAPHMMVALKTGIITGIIALAEGIAVGRSFAMFKNYHIDGNKEMIAFGTMNIAGSLTSCYLTTGPFSRSAVNYNAGCKTALSNVVMAVTVMVTLLFLTPLFHYTPLVVLSAIIISAIAGLIDYEAALHLWQVDKIDFCVCMGAYLGVVFGSIEIGLVIAVAVSMLRILLFVARPRTTVLGNIPNSSTYRRMDQYSAAQSVPGVLIIRIDAPIYFANVSYLRERITRWINEEEDMLKSKAETSLHYVILDMGAVGSVDSSGTGMLKEVKESLGRRGLQLVLANPGSEAMKKMDKSKVLETIGQEWIFLTVGEAAAACNFMLCTCKSGMVDEAERENIV; from the exons ATGGTGACGGTGGAGAACTCCGATGCCGTGTTCCCCGCCGGGACCGTCGAAGGGGTAGAGTTCGCGCGGCGCGTTCCACTCCCACCCCCTCGGCCATTCCTAGACACCTTGAGGGCCAACCTCAAGGAGACTCTCTTCCCCGATGATCCCTTCCAGCAATTCAAGAACGAGACGGGGTCAAGAAGGTTCCTAGTGGGATTGAAGTACTTCTTCCCGGTCTTCCAATGGGCTCCGAGATATAACCTTAGTCTCTTAAGGTCGGACCTCGTTGCGGGGTTTACGATCGCCAGCCTTGCCATACCCCAAGGGATTAGCTACGCCAAGCTCGCCAACCTGCCGCCAGTCCTAGGCCTAT ATTCGAGCTTTGTGCCGCCGATGGTGTACGCAGTGATGGGGAGCTCGAAGGATCTCGCAGTGGGGactgtggcggtgccatcgctgttGATTGCGTCGATGCTGGGAAAGGACGTGCCGCCGTCGCAGAACCCGACACTGTACGTGCACTTGGTCTTCACCGCGACGTTCTTTGCTGGGGTGTTTCAAGCGTCCTTGGGGCTGTTAAG GCTGGGTTTCATAGTTGACTTCTTGTCGCATGCGACCATCGTGGGATTCATGGGGGGAGCTGCCACAGTGGTGTGCCTTCAACAGCTGAAGGGGATGCTGGGCCTCCAACACTTCACCACAGCTACTGACCTTATCTCGGTGATGGAATCTGTTTTCACACAAACCCATCAG TGGAGATGGGAAAGTGTGGTTCTCGGCAGCTGCTTCctgttcttcctcctcctcacacGCTTTTTA AGCAAAAAAGGCCCCAAATTCTTCTGGATCTCCGCAGCAGCTCCATTGACATCGGTGATACTGGGGAGCCTCGTGGTGTACCTCACCCATGCAGAAAACCACGGTGTGCAAGTG ATTGGCTACTTGAAGAAGGGTCTGAATCCACCATCACTGAGCAATCTGGTTCTCTCAGCACCGCACATGATGGTGGCACTCAAGACTGGCATCATCACCGGGATCATCGCCCTTGCG GAGGGGATCGCTGTGGGGAGGAGTTTTGCCATGTTCAAGAACTACCATATAGATGGCAACAAAGAGATGATCGCCTTTGGGACGATGAACATCGCCGGATCTTTGACATCCTGCTACCTGACCACCG GGCCGTTCTCGAGGTCGGCGGTGAACTACAACGCCGGCTGCAAGACGGCGCTATCCAACGTGGTGATGGCGGTGACGGTGATGGTCACTTTGCTGTTCTTGACGCCCTTGTTCCACTACACTCCTCTGGTGGTGCTCTCCGCCATCATCATATCTGCCATCGCCGGCCTTATCGACTACGAGGCGGCGCTGCACCTGTGGCAGGTCGACAAGATCGACTTCTGCGTCTGCATGGGTGCATACTTGGGCGTCGTCTTCGGCAGCATCGAGATCGGGCTTGTCATTGCC GTGGCGGTCTCCATGCTTAGGATTCTACTCTTTGTGGCGCGGCCGAGGACCACCGTCCTCGGAAACATCCCCAACTCGTCGACCTACCGGCGCATGGATCAGTATTCGGCGGCGCAGAGCGTTCCCGGAGTGCTCATTATCCGAATCGACGCTCCGATCTACTTTGCCAATGTGAGCTACTTGAGAGAGAG GATAACAAGGTGGATCAACGAAGAGGAGGACATGCTAAAATCCAAGGCAGAGACCAGCTTACATTACGTGATACTAGATATGGGAG CTGTGGGTAGCGTCGACTCAAGTGGGACTGGCATGCTGAAGGAGGTCAAGGAGAGTTTGGGCAGAAGGGGCCTTCAG CTGGTGCTGGCAAACCCTGGAAGCGAGGCGATGAAgaagatggataagtcgaaggtgctcgAAACCATCGGTCAAGAGTGGATCTTCCTCACCGTGGGCGAGGCAGCTGCTGCGTGCAACTTTATGCTCTGCACATGCAAGTCCGGCATGGTCGATGAGGCAGAGCGCGAAAACATCGTCTGA